The nucleotide window AAAAACAACGGACTGCAGAATCAAGCGGTTTTGTACCGTAAAGATGACAAGGGAAAAGAAGAAGTTTTCCTTGATCCAAACACTTTTTCAAAATTAGGAACAACCTCATTAGGCGGAGTGGATTTTTCCAAAGACGGTTCTAAAGCAGCCTATTCTATTTCTGAAGGAGGAAGTGACTGGCGAAAAGTGATTTTGATGGATGTCAATAATTTCAAGATTATTGAAGATACGTTAGTGGATATTAAATTCAGCGGAATAGCCTGGAAAGGAAACGAAGGATTTTATTATTCCAGTTACGATAAACCAAAGGGGAGTCAGCTTTCTGCAAAAACCGACCAACATAAATTGTATTACCATAAATTGGGAACACCTCAAAAAGACGATAAAGTTATTTTTGGTGCCGACCAAAAACGCCGTTATGTAGGTGGAAGTGTAACCGAAGATAATCGTTATCTCGTAATTACAGCTGCCAATTCTACTTACGGAAATGAATTATACATTCAGGATTTGACCAAACCTAATAGTCCTATCATAACGATTGTGGATAACTTTAAAAGTGACAGTAATGTTATAGAAAATTCGGGAAGCAAATTGTTTATAGAAACTGATTGGAAAGCGCCAAACAAACGCATTGTGAGTGTTGATTTCAGTAATCCAAAACCTGAAAACTGGAAAGACGTAATTCCTGAAACCGAAAATGTATTGACTCCTACCACCGGAGCAGGATATATTTTTGCCAATTATATGAAAGATGCTGTATCGATTGTGAAGCAATATGATTACTCAGGCAAATTGGTACGTGAAATCCATTTGCCGGGACTAGGAACTGCTTCAGGATTTGGTGCCAAAAAAGAAGAGAAAACGCTTTATTATTCGTTTACCAATTATATAACGCCGGGGACCATTTATTCGTTTGATCCAAAAACAGGAAAATCGGATGTTTATGCTAAGTCAAAAGTTGATTTCAAAAGTGAGGATTATGTTTCTACACAAGTATTTTATACATCCAAAGACGGAACAAAAATCCCAATGATAATAACACATAAGAAAGGAGTAAAACTAGATGGTAAAAATCCAACTATACTTTATGGATATGGTGGATTCAACATCAGTTTAACACCAAGCTTTAGTGTTTCGAATGCTGTTTGGATGGAAAATGGCGGAATTTACGCTGTGGCCAACCTTCGCGGAGGCGGGGAGTATGGTAAAAAATGGCACGATGCAGGAACCAAAATGCAGAAACAAAACGTTTTTGACGACTTCATCGCCGCTGCCGAATATTTAATTGGCAAAAAATATACGTCTTCTGATTTTCTTGCCATCCGTGGTGGATCCAACGGCGGATTATTGGTTGGAGCTACCATGACACAACGTCCAGATTTAATGAAGGTTGCTTTGCCGGCCGTGGGCGTGATGGACATGCTGCGTTATCATACTTTTACTTCGGGAGCTGGTTGGGCCTTTGATTACGGGACTTCGGCAGACAGCAAGGAAATGTTTGAATATCTCAAAAATTATTCTCCAGTGGCTAATGTAAAAGAAGGCGTTAAATATCCTGCAACAATGGTAACTACTGGCGATCATGACGATAGAGTAGTTCCTGCGCACAGTTTTAAATTTGCTGCCGAGCTACAGGAAAAACAGGCAAGTGCAAATCCGGTTTTAATCCGAATCGATATTAATGCAGGCCACGGTGCAGGAAAATCACTGGCTGCTACAATTCAGGAAAGTTGCGACATTCAGGCCTTTACCTTATATAATATGGGATTTACTTCATTACCTAAAAACCTATAGATGGTTTAATAAAAAGCTTGATCCAGTTCTAAGCGGCAAGCTTTTTTATAAAAGATCGATCAAAACTATTTTTTTAAACGCCAGTCTCTCGATTGGCGTTTTTTTTTGTTTCATGACCAAAAAATGATGTCAAATAATTAAGGTTTGAATCAGAAATTAGCAAGCCAATAGCATATTTTGCTTACTTTTTTGCTCTTAAAAACAGGCGAAATCGATAGAAATCACTTGTTATTTATTCTCTTAATAAATTAAATTTTGTGCAAAATATCAGGTTTTTTAATGGGCTAATTCTCTAAATTTGATAGTAAAAAAAAACAACCGCATTTATATGGAAATTGTTGCAAAACCAAACAAGTACGAACTAGGAGAAATGCTCCTGGAAATCGGTTCCTTACTCATCGTTTCAGGAGCCAATACCGAACGTGTAAAAGTTACCATCAGTAGAATAGCAGGGGCTTTTTGTTGTGATTCGGATTTAATGATTACCAATCACGCCTTGATGATTACTTTAACATACAAAGACAATATCAAAACATTTACCAGTGTAAAATGGGTGCCCAATATGCATCTTAATTTCAATCTCATTTCAGATATCAGTACGATGAGTTGGAAAATTGTAGAAGAAAAATGGTCGGTGGAACGCATTAACAACGAAATAAAAAAGTTAGACCGCAAACCCTTGTATTCAAGGGGATTGGTTTTGTTTTTGGTAGCGCTGGCAGGAGCCTCATTCTGTAGATTGTTTGGAGGCGGGTTAGTAGAAATGATCCTTTGTTTTTCCGGGACTTTGGTCGGGCTTTTTGTGAGACAGGAAACCATGAAACTCAAATTTAATTTTTATGTGTGCATCTTTTTTGCTTCATTAACCTCTTCGTTTTTGGTTGGGCTTTATTCTTTTTTGAATCCTGGAGTAGAATTCATTCATGCTTTATCCACTTCGGTATTGTTTTTAATCCCGGGAGTGCCTATGATTAATTCCTTCTCGGACTTAATTGACGGAAATATATTAAACGGAACCACCAGAGGTGTAAATGTATTGGTTATCGCTTTTGCCATTTCATTGGGATTAATGGTTTCATTATTAATTTTTAATTTACACTAAAATGGATTTTGCATTATTAGAAAAAGGAATTTGGCTGGGTTGCGCAGGAATTGGTTTTGCCGTATTGTTTAATGTACCACGCAGGACGTTGGGGATTATTTATATCATTTCGGCACTAGGAGGATTGCTTAAATTTTATTTGATATCACTTGAAGTAGGATTGATTTTTGCTGCCCTATGCGGTGCTAGTCTTATTGGATTTTTCAGTGTATTGGCAGCACATTATCGCAAGGCACCTCCAATGACTTTTGCACTTCCAGCATTAATACCTATGATTCCTGGATTTTTTGCCTACAAAGCTATGGTTGGGGTGATGAAATTAACCGCCGAAAAAGATCCTGATGTTTACACCAAGCTCTTTTTCGAAACGGTAAACAACGGTCTTTCGGCTTTGTTGATCATTTTGGCCTTAGCCGCAGGAGTGGCCATCCCAATGTTGATTACCCGAAAGGAAACCGTCAAGAGAATTAAAACCGATAAAGTTTTAGAAAAACAAATGGAAAACTTAGAGGAAGAAAATTAAAATAAACCTTTTTATAAACCAAAAACGTCAGTCGAAAGATTGGCGTTTTTTTTAAACTTATAAAATATGATAAGTGGCTCGTGTTTTTCAGCATTAAAACAACGTTCATATTTAGATTTAAAAGATTTATATTTGTCTGTAATGTATT belongs to Flavobacterium aquiphilum and includes:
- a CDS encoding prolyl oligopeptidase family serine peptidase, producing MAASTSMASLGQAQNTTPLTYPKTEKGETVDVYFDTKVKDPYRWLEDDKSAETAAWVKEENKVTYDYLSQIPFRDQLKSRLEKLWNYEKISAPFKEGKFIYYYKNNGLQNQAVLYRKDDKGKEEVFLDPNTFSKLGTTSLGGVDFSKDGSKAAYSISEGGSDWRKVILMDVNNFKIIEDTLVDIKFSGIAWKGNEGFYYSSYDKPKGSQLSAKTDQHKLYYHKLGTPQKDDKVIFGADQKRRYVGGSVTEDNRYLVITAANSTYGNELYIQDLTKPNSPIITIVDNFKSDSNVIENSGSKLFIETDWKAPNKRIVSVDFSNPKPENWKDVIPETENVLTPTTGAGYIFANYMKDAVSIVKQYDYSGKLVREIHLPGLGTASGFGAKKEEKTLYYSFTNYITPGTIYSFDPKTGKSDVYAKSKVDFKSEDYVSTQVFYTSKDGTKIPMIITHKKGVKLDGKNPTILYGYGGFNISLTPSFSVSNAVWMENGGIYAVANLRGGGEYGKKWHDAGTKMQKQNVFDDFIAAAEYLIGKKYTSSDFLAIRGGSNGGLLVGATMTQRPDLMKVALPAVGVMDMLRYHTFTSGAGWAFDYGTSADSKEMFEYLKNYSPVANVKEGVKYPATMVTTGDHDDRVVPAHSFKFAAELQEKQASANPVLIRIDINAGHGAGKSLAATIQESCDIQAFTLYNMGFTSLPKNL
- a CDS encoding threonine/serine ThrE exporter family protein, which encodes MEIVAKPNKYELGEMLLEIGSLLIVSGANTERVKVTISRIAGAFCCDSDLMITNHALMITLTYKDNIKTFTSVKWVPNMHLNFNLISDISTMSWKIVEEKWSVERINNEIKKLDRKPLYSRGLVLFLVALAGASFCRLFGGGLVEMILCFSGTLVGLFVRQETMKLKFNFYVCIFFASLTSSFLVGLYSFLNPGVEFIHALSTSVLFLIPGVPMINSFSDLIDGNILNGTTRGVNVLVIAFAISLGLMVSLLIFNLH
- a CDS encoding threonine/serine exporter family protein; translation: MDFALLEKGIWLGCAGIGFAVLFNVPRRTLGIIYIISALGGLLKFYLISLEVGLIFAALCGASLIGFFSVLAAHYRKAPPMTFALPALIPMIPGFFAYKAMVGVMKLTAEKDPDVYTKLFFETVNNGLSALLIILALAAGVAIPMLITRKETVKRIKTDKVLEKQMENLEEEN